In Luteipulveratus mongoliensis, the DNA window ACGAGCGCGAAGGGCACGAGGAACCAGGTGGGCAGGATGGTGGTCAGTGCGCCGATCGGGTCGGACTGCACTGCGGCGGAGATCTTCTCGTCGGACCCGGCGAGCAAGATGCCGAAGAAGATCAGCACGAGCGGGCCGAGCGAGGCGCCGAAGGTCGGCCAGAAGACGACGCCCTTGCCCGAGACGCCGCGGGGGAGATAGCGGGAGTAGTCGGCTGCCGCGTTGGTCCAGCCCAGTCCGAGCGCGGTGACGAGCAGTACGACGGCGCCGATCACCTCGGGCAGACCGCCGCTCTTGTGGGCCGTGACGGCGTCCCAGCTGATCTCGTCGAATGACAGCGCGATGTAGACGACGGTGAGTACGCCTGTCGCGAGCGTGATCCAGGTCTGCACCTTCATGATGATCTGAAAGCCGAAAACGCCTGTCACCACGGTGATTCCGGCGACCACGATGAGCGCGATGACCTTGGTCTCGTTGCCGCCGCCCCAGCCGAGACGGTCAAACACGGTGGCGCTCGCGAGGGTGGCGAGCACGACCAGTACGGTCTCCCACCCGACCAGCAGCAGCCATGACAGGAACGCCGGGACCCGGTTGCCGTCCACACCGAACGAGGCCCGCGACAGCACCATCGTCGGTGCCGATCCGCGCTTGCCGGCGAGTGACACGAAGCCGCACAGCAGGAACGACAGGATGGTCCCGAGCACCATCGCCAGGAGCGCCTGCCAGAAGCTGAGGCCGAAGCCGAGAACGTACGCGCCGTAAGGGATTGCGAGCACGGAGATGTTGGCCGCGAACCACGGCCAGAACAGCGAGCGCGGGGTGCCGTGACGCTCGGACTCGGCAATCACGTTGAGGCCGTTGGCCTCCACGGACGCCGCAGCGCCGGTCTTGGCCGGCGCGGTCTCAGCGGACAAGGGGGTCGCCATGGGGGTCAACGTACTGCCGCCCCGACCCGGGTCGATAGTGCAAGCCGTGTCGCTTCGCGGATCGGCGGTTTCAAGGAGCTGTTGCAACGAGCACGGCGAAGGATGTGCTCATGCCTGGAAAGCGGTTGTCGCTCGCGGAGCGTGCTCAGATCGAGGTGCTGTTCGGTCAGGACCTGACGTTTCCACAGATCGCTGCGGTGCTTGGTCGGGATCGGAGCACGGTGTGGCGAGAGGTGCGTCGTAACCATTCCTACCGGGGTGCGCGTATGGGTGGGTCTGGGGCGCGGTCGCCCTCGGGGCGGCACGCGGCCGGTTCCGGCCGGCGGGGCGGGTGCTATCGGTGGGTGTATGAGCACCGGCAGGCTCAGCGGCAGTACCGGGTCCGGGCGCGCCGGTGCCATGGTGGGAAGCTGCGCCCGTCGTGGGGTGGGCCGCTGCCGCTGCTGTGGCACACCGTCGCGGACCTGCTGCGGGAACGGTGGTCCCCGCAGCAGGTCGCACACTGGCTGCGTACGCAGTACCCGAATCAGCCGGAGATGTGGGTGTCACACGAGACGATCTACCAGGCCATCTACATCCAGGGCCGCGGCAGCCTCCGCGCCGAGGTCGGCCGGCAGCTCGCGCTGCGCTCAGGGCGAGCCACGCGTAAACCACGCTCCCGCGCCACGGCCGCGGCGGCCCGGTCCCGCAAACCGTGGATCGAGGGCTTGCACATCTCGACCCGTCCTGCGGAGGCGGCTGACCGGGCCGTGCCGGGGCACTGGGAGGGCGACCTGGTCATCGGCGCCCGCGGTTCCAGCGCGATCGTGACTCTGGTCGAACGCACCACCGGGTACGTCATGCTTGGCGCCCTGCCGCACTCACGAGTCAGCGCGCAGGTCATCGGTGTACTGACCCAGCTGATGGGCAGGGTGCCAGTGAGCATGGCCAGGTCGTTGACCTGGGACCAAGGGGCCGAGATGGCTGAGCACGCCCGATTCACCCTCGCTACCGGCTGCCAGGTCTACTTCTGCGACCCGCACTCACCCTGGCAGCGCGGCAGCAACGAGAACACCAACGGGCTCCTACGCCAGTACTTTCCCCGCACCAGCACAAACTTCCGCACCTACACCCAGAACGACCTCGACCAGATCGCGATCGAGCTCAACCGGCGACCCCGCAAACGACACCAGTGGAAGAATCCCGCCGAGAAGCTCAACGAACTCCTCGTTGCAACAGCACCCTGAACCCAAGATCTTCGTAGCGACGCGGCTTGCACTATCGGCCAAGAAGGGCGGGTCAGGCGGGGCCACCTGACGCCGCCCAGGCACCCATCGGCTCGGCCAGCACCGGCTGTACCTCGGTCGTCGCCTCGACGATGCGGAACCCGCGCGCCTCGTAGTTCGCCAGCGCCCTCGGCCCGTCGAGCGTGCAGGTGTGCACCCACACTCGCCCGACGGGTGGCATCGCGTGCCGTGATGCGAGAGACCAGGCCCGCTCGATGCCGTACGCCAGCAGCGGCCCTCCCAGGCCCTGCCCGATGGCCCACTCCATGAGCCCGAAGTAGCGGATCTCGACCGAGGTCGCGTCCTTGCCGGGCACCGCGGCCAGCTGGACGTAGCCCGCTGGCGCGCCCCCGACGTACGCGATGTGCAGCTCGGAGCCGGGCTCGGCGAGCTCGTCGGCCCAGCGGGAGCGTGGCCAGGCGAGGCGGTCGGTCCACTGCCACGGGCCGCCGACGGTGGCGTAGAGCCAGCGCACCAGCTCGGGCGTCGCGCCGGTCGCATGCTCGATCCGTACGCCGGACGGCAGCTCACGGGACGGCCACAGGTCCGTGGATTCGGTCTGCTCGAGCGTCGTCGTGGTCACCTCAGCGGTCAGAGCCGACTCCGAAACGCTCGGCAGGCCGAGTGCGTCGAACGCCTCCGTGCCGACCCGAATCACTTCTGCAGCAACGCTTTTCGGGCGGCGGCGGCCGCCGAGCGCGCTGCGATGAACGGTTGCGGTCATCGCGCGGTTTACTCCCATCAGGGAGTGGGCCAGCACCCAAGCCGGCGAGGCCTCAAGGTCGCTGGTCTCGCTGATCGCGTCGGCGAGTGCGTGGGTCGCGCGGTCCTGGTCGTGCCGTTCGCGGGCCTGCAGCGTGGGGCTCGCCGCAATCACGGCGGCGATCTGAGCCACTCGGTCCATCGCCTCCGGGCCGGCGCCGTTCAAGGCGCCCCGGGGTCGCAGCAGGAACGAGCGGAACGCGTCGGCCGGGCTCGTCCCGGCCGGCCGGCGGCGTACGGCATCGACGAGAGCCTCCTCGTAGGACGCGACGCCGTCGTAGACGAGGTCTTCCTTGCTGCGGAAGTAGTTGAAGACCGTGGCTGTCGAGACGTCCGCCGCCTCGGCGACCTCGGCGACCGGGACCTGCTCGAAGCCGCGCTCGGCGAACAGCTGGACGGCGGTGGCTGCGATGCGCTCGCGGGTCTGCTGCTTCTTGCGCTCGCGCAGACCGAGCGGGCGGTCCTCGTCGGTGCTCATGTCGTCAGGTTAGCCGTTGACTTTGGTCCGACTCAAATATTAGAGTCACTACAAAATTATGGTGACGAGGACAAGGAGAAGTCGATGAGACCCACAGTGCGACGCGACCGAGGCGCCCTCTCGGGTGCCCTGAGCGGTCTGGCCTTCGTGGTCGCGATCGGCGGCGCGAGTCGGCTGGCCAAGGGCCCGTTCCCGCGGCCCGGCTCGACGCCGCAGGAGATCCGGACCTACTACGACGAGAGCAGGACGGCGGCCCGCTTCAGCACCGCCTGGCAGGCCGTGGCCGTCCTCGCCCAGGCCCGCTTCACGGCGTCGGTGGCGCAGCTGGCTGCGCAGCACGCTCCGCGATCCGGACCGCTGCGGACGGCCGCCGTCATCAGCGGGAGCGCAGCAGCTTTGTGCCTGGCGGCGTCGGCCGCGACGCAGAGCACGCTGACCATGCCGATCGAGCGTGACGACGCCGCGATCCTCGACACTACGCGGCGCGTCTTCGTCGCGGGTGGGCCGGTGCACGGCGTCGCGTACGGCGTCTTCACCGCAGTCCTCGCGGCCGCGGCGAGCGATGCGGGCGTCATCGGGCCGGCTGCCACGCGGGTCGGCTGGGCATCCGCGGCGGCCAGTCTCGCGTCGCCGGCGTACTTCCGTTGGGAGCAGGCCGGCTGGTTGATCCCGATCGGCCGGTTCTCCGGCTACGCCGTCAGCGGCATCGTCGGCGCCCGCCTCGCGCGTCGATGAACGGCCCGATCGCAGTAGCAAAGTGACTCGCTACCTCTCAGGTGGCTCCCCTCGAGGGGAGACGTTTGCGAGTTGGCGAGTCACTTTGCGGTCGCGAACGGCGTGCTGGCTGCCGGGGCTTGACCTCAACCATTGTTGAACTTCTAGCGTCGCTGTCATGAGCGACAACAAGCTACGAATTGCCTTGCTGGTCGGGAGCGTTCGATCGGGTCGGATGGCCGACCCCCTCGTGCGCTGGCTGCGTCAGGCGATCGCGGCCGAGACCTGGATCGATCTCGACGTCATCGACCTCGCCACCGTGGACCTGCCTCAGGTCGACCTCGTGCCCGGCAACAGCGAGAGCCCGATCGCCGAACGCCTAGCAGTGGCAGACGGATTCATCGTCCTCACTCCCGAGTACAACCACAGCTTCCCCGCCTCCCTCAAGAACGCCATCGACTGGCACTACACCGAGTGGACGCGCAAGCCGGTGACCTTCGTGTCGTACGGCGCGGGCTCGGGCGGGCTGCGCGCCGTCGAGCAGCTGCGGCTCATCTTCCCCGAGCTGCAGTCGATGACCACCCGCAATGTCGTGGGCATCACCGCACCGTGGAACCACCTCGAGGACGGGCTCTTCGTCGCGCCGGACAGCGTGATCGGCGCGCTCGACGCCACCCTGGCCGAACTCCACTGGTGGGCAACCGCATTGCGCGCCGCCCGGCGACCTGAGCCGGTCCCGGCATGAGCGCCGCCGCGGCGACCCGGGCAGCGGAGATCGCTCCACGGATCTCCCAGCGCACCCGACTCGGTCTGGCGCTCGGGCTGGGAGGGCTGTGCGTCGTCCTCGACACCACCATCGCGGTCGTCGCCGTGCCAGCCCTGATGCGTGAGTTCAACGCACCGCTGGCCACGATGCAGTGGACGACCACGGCCTACCTCCTGGCGCTGGTCACCACGCTCCCGCTCGCGGCACGACTCAGCACGAGGTACGGCGCCCGTCGGGTCTACGTCAGCGCGATCCTCGTCTTCGGGCTGGCTTCCGCGCTCGCGGGCCTGGCCAGTGGTCCGGCCACGCTCATCGCGGCGCGCGTGCTGCAAGGTCTGGGCGGCGGCCTGCTGAACCCGGTCGGCATGATCCTGGTGATGCGCGGCGTACCCGCTCACGAGCGGGGCCGGGTCACCAGCCTCCTGGGGCTGCCCGTGCTCGTCGGGCCGCTGTGTGGGCCGATCCTGTCGGGCTGGCTGATCGACAGCTGGTCCTGGCGGGCGATCTTCTTCATCACCGTGCCGCCCGCGCTGGTGGCTGCAGCCCTCGTCCGGCACTGGGCACCCCGCGACGAGCCGGGAGACCGCGAGCCGCTGGACGTGGTCGGCCTCGGCCTCCTCCTGCCGGGTGCGACGGTGTCGGTGTTCGGTCTCGGCGAGGCGAGCTTCTCTCCCGTCGCGCGCATCGCACTCATGGTGTTGGGCGTCGCGCTGCTGACCGCATTCGTCCTGCGATCCCGACGAGTTGCCGCGCCATTGCTGCGAGTTCGACTTCTGTGGCGACCGAGCATCGCAATCAACGTGAGCGTCCTCGTGCTCTTCGGCGCGGCCTACTTCGGCTCGATGCTCCTGATGCCGACTTACGTCCAGGTCATCCGTGGCGACTCGGCTCTGATGGCCGGCACCATGGCGATCCCAGCCGCACTCGCGACCGGCGTGAGCCTGCAGATCTGCACACGGCTCGTCGACCGGGTCGCGCCCTGGCGGGTGGTCACGGTGGGGCTGTCGATGGCACTGGCCGGCTCCATCGGGACGGTTCTCGTCCTCCGGGCAGACACGTCGTACGCCGTCCTCATGGCTCTCGCTGCCCTCACTGGTGCCGGGAGCGGCGGGGTGATCATGCCCGGCATGACTGCCGCCATGCGGGAGCTGAACGGGCCGGACCTCGCCTCGGGATCATCGGTGATGGGCCTGGCCCAGCAGCTGGCCTCGGCGGTCGGGACTGCGGGGATCACTGCGCTACTGGCGGCGGCGATCGCGTGGCAGGTGCCGGGACTCGACGGTGGGCTGGAGGCCGTGAGCCGGATGGCACCGGGCGCCCGCGCGGCCCTGGCGCCCGACCTGGTGGCCGGTCAGCGCATCGCCCAGCTGGCCGCAGTCGTCCTGATCGCCGTCGCCCTGGTCGTCGCGACGACCCTCATGCGTACCTCGTCGGACCGGAAGCAAGGTGAGCAGTGATGACCACAGAGACCCTCGAGCGGGACCTGACCGTCAGCGAGGTGGCTGAGGGGGCGGAGGTGAGTATCTCGGCCGTGCGGTTCTACGAGAAGCACGGACTGGTCAGTGCCTCGCGGACCAGCGGCAACCAGCGCCGGTTCGACCGCGCGGCGCCGTGTCGCATCCGCGTCGCGCGGGTCGCCCAACGCATCGGCATGACGGTCGGCGAGATCCGCGAGCTGCTGGCGCTGCTGCCTGAAGGCGAAGCGCCCCAGCCCGAGCACTGGGTCGCGCTCTACGACGCGATCCTCGACGAGGGTCAGCGCCGAGTGCGCATCTTGCAGCGCGCGATGTCGGACATCATGACCGGCGGCAAGCTGTGCGAGGTGCCCGTCAACGACGCAGAGCCGACGCCGCGACGCGTCGTACCAGCTCGCTGATCCGCTCGACGCGGTCCGACTGCAGCCGCCAGCGCTGCCA includes these proteins:
- a CDS encoding purine-cytosine permease family protein is translated as MATPLSAETAPAKTGAAASVEANGLNVIAESERHGTPRSLFWPWFAANISVLAIPYGAYVLGFGLSFWQALLAMVLGTILSFLLCGFVSLAGKRGSAPTMVLSRASFGVDGNRVPAFLSWLLLVGWETVLVVLATLASATVFDRLGWGGGNETKVIALIVVAGITVVTGVFGFQIIMKVQTWITLATGVLTVVYIALSFDEISWDAVTAHKSGGLPEVIGAVVLLVTALGLGWTNAAADYSRYLPRGVSGKGVVFWPTFGASLGPLVLIFFGILLAGSDEKISAAVQSDPIGALTTILPTWFLVPFALVAILGLIGGTVLDIYSSGLSMLSMGIKVPRYVAALIDGVVMTVGAVAVVFFADDFVGPFQGFLITGGVPLAAWCGIFLADMMLRRRDYHDEDLYDARGRYGSVRWSALALLALGTAVGWGLVTNTFADWLEWQGYLLDPFNLGGKEGTWAYAGLGVLVSLAIGFIGTALLTRGEVARQEALDDAPTDTARAEAPA
- a CDS encoding IS30 family transposase: MPGKRLSLAERAQIEVLFGQDLTFPQIAAVLGRDRSTVWREVRRNHSYRGARMGGSGARSPSGRHAAGSGRRGGCYRWVYEHRQAQRQYRVRARRCHGGKLRPSWGGPLPLLWHTVADLLRERWSPQQVAHWLRTQYPNQPEMWVSHETIYQAIYIQGRGSLRAEVGRQLALRSGRATRKPRSRATAAAARSRKPWIEGLHISTRPAEAADRAVPGHWEGDLVIGARGSSAIVTLVERTTGYVMLGALPHSRVSAQVIGVLTQLMGRVPVSMARSLTWDQGAEMAEHARFTLATGCQVYFCDPHSPWQRGSNENTNGLLRQYFPRTSTNFRTYTQNDLDQIAIELNRRPRKRHQWKNPAEKLNELLVATAP
- a CDS encoding TetR/AcrR family transcriptional regulator; amino-acid sequence: MSTDEDRPLGLRERKKQQTRERIAATAVQLFAERGFEQVPVAEVAEAADVSTATVFNYFRSKEDLVYDGVASYEEALVDAVRRRPAGTSPADAFRSFLLRPRGALNGAGPEAMDRVAQIAAVIAASPTLQARERHDQDRATHALADAISETSDLEASPAWVLAHSLMGVNRAMTATVHRSALGGRRRPKSVAAEVIRVGTEAFDALGLPSVSESALTAEVTTTTLEQTESTDLWPSRELPSGVRIEHATGATPELVRWLYATVGGPWQWTDRLAWPRSRWADELAEPGSELHIAYVGGAPAGYVQLAAVPGKDATSVEIRYFGLMEWAIGQGLGGPLLAYGIERAWSLASRHAMPPVGRVWVHTCTLDGPRALANYEARGFRIVEATTEVQPVLAEPMGAWAASGGPA
- a CDS encoding NADPH-dependent FMN reductase, translated to MSDNKLRIALLVGSVRSGRMADPLVRWLRQAIAAETWIDLDVIDLATVDLPQVDLVPGNSESPIAERLAVADGFIVLTPEYNHSFPASLKNAIDWHYTEWTRKPVTFVSYGAGSGGLRAVEQLRLIFPELQSMTTRNVVGITAPWNHLEDGLFVAPDSVIGALDATLAELHWWATALRAARRPEPVPA
- a CDS encoding DHA2 family efflux MFS transporter permease subunit, producing the protein MSAAAATRAAEIAPRISQRTRLGLALGLGGLCVVLDTTIAVVAVPALMREFNAPLATMQWTTTAYLLALVTTLPLAARLSTRYGARRVYVSAILVFGLASALAGLASGPATLIAARVLQGLGGGLLNPVGMILVMRGVPAHERGRVTSLLGLPVLVGPLCGPILSGWLIDSWSWRAIFFITVPPALVAAALVRHWAPRDEPGDREPLDVVGLGLLLPGATVSVFGLGEASFSPVARIALMVLGVALLTAFVLRSRRVAAPLLRVRLLWRPSIAINVSVLVLFGAAYFGSMLLMPTYVQVIRGDSALMAGTMAIPAALATGVSLQICTRLVDRVAPWRVVTVGLSMALAGSIGTVLVLRADTSYAVLMALAALTGAGSGGVIMPGMTAAMRELNGPDLASGSSVMGLAQQLASAVGTAGITALLAAAIAWQVPGLDGGLEAVSRMAPGARAALAPDLVAGQRIAQLAAVVLIAVALVVATTLMRTSSDRKQGEQ
- a CDS encoding MerR family transcriptional regulator, whose translation is MTTETLERDLTVSEVAEGAEVSISAVRFYEKHGLVSASRTSGNQRRFDRAAPCRIRVARVAQRIGMTVGEIRELLALLPEGEAPQPEHWVALYDAILDEGQRRVRILQRAMSDIMTGGKLCEVPVNDAEPTPRRVVPAR